From a single Phragmites australis chromosome 7, lpPhrAust1.1, whole genome shotgun sequence genomic region:
- the LOC133925460 gene encoding tropinone reductase 1-like — MHDLFHGQLHILVNNTDQSLYKHAADTTSDDYSRLMANNLIAHLVHMSSIASFITYPALSLYSLTKGGLIPLTRSLAAKWAPHLAPHLHHPAPERTTGTQQIGGAATAR, encoded by the coding sequence ATGCACGACCTCTTCCATGGCCAACTCCACATCCTCGTCAACAACACCGACCAATCTCTCTACAAGCACGCCGCGGACACCACGTCCGACGACTACTCCCGCCTCATGGCCAACAATCTAATCGCTCACCTCGTGCACATGTCCTCCATCGCCTCCTTCATCACGTACCCGGCACTGTCCCTCTACTCGCTCACCAAGGGTGGCCTGATTCCGCTCACTAGGAGCCTCGCCGCTAAGTGGGCGCCACACCTTGCCCCGCACCTCCATCACCCAGCTCCGGAGCGAACGACGGGGACTCAGCAAATAGGAGGAGCAGCAACGGCGAGGTag
- the LOC133923482 gene encoding protein SELF-PRUNING-like, which yields MSRVLEPLVVGKVIGEVIDNFSPTVKMTATYGTNKQVFNGHEFFPSAVVSKPRVEVQSGDMRSFFTLVMTDPDVPGPSDPYLREHLHWIVTDIPGTTDASFGRELMIYESPKPYIGIHRFVFVLFKQKSRQAVRPPSSRDLFSTRRFAADNDLGLPVAAVYFNAQRETAARRR from the exons ATGTCTAGGGTGTTGGAGCCTCTCGTCGTCGGCAAGGTGATCGGAGAAGTCATCGACAACTTCAGCCCCACGGTAAAGATGACGGCGACATACGGCACCAACAAGCAGGTGTTCAACGGCCACGAGTTCTTCCCGTCGGCGGTCGTGTCCAAGCCGCGCGTCGAGGTCCAGAGCGGTGACATGAGGTCTTTCTTCACACTG gTCATGACTGACCCAGATGTGCCAGGGCCTAGTGATCCATACCTGAGAGAGCATCTCCACTG GATCGTCACTGATATTCCTGGCACAACTGATGCTTCTTTCG gAAGGGAGTTGATGATCTACGAGAGCCCCAAGCCCTACATCGGCATCCACAGGTTCGTCTTCGTGTTGTTCAAGCAGAAGAGCCGTCAGGCCGTGCGCCCGCCCTCCTCCAGGGACCTCTTCAGCACCCGCCGCTTTGCTGCCGACAACGACCTCGGCCTCCCCGTCGCCGCCGTCTACTTCAACGCGCAGCGGGAGaccgccgcgcgccgccgctgA